Proteins encoded in a region of the Paenibacillus sp. E222 genome:
- a CDS encoding response regulator, whose protein sequence is MTALATTETGNLEKRYRVLIADDEPIIREGIRDSTDWTALGMEVAGEAEDGEEALELARGLGVDIILVDMNMPFLNGIDLIRRLQVDCPNCRCVIVSGHDEFAYAQEAVRLGVEDYILKPVQAEQLYSALARLRQRLDEERKRTAYVRQAADQIERNIPLLRQRFCLEWLEGQAEEKKLTEQLSFLRLPSAPPVQIGIVRWPAAEARQTIMRENDRQLFLFAVENIISELLTDLSHVLFREPNGLIGICLWQAASADMESTIEQSVSSALNIAVHVHMETHMGTLKEAPDTYRECREVIYGQARLSPLVRRARQLIQEDYTDRNLTLESLASRLQVSAVYLSRVLKKELNDSFVTLVTHARIRKAVQLLDSTSLPVHRIAEHVGYDTQHYFSTAFKKTMGISPVQYRKGGGTREGVSSECE, encoded by the coding sequence ATGACAGCTTTGGCTACGACAGAGACAGGGAATTTGGAGAAGCGTTACCGGGTGCTGATTGCCGATGATGAGCCCATTATTCGGGAGGGGATTCGGGATTCAACCGACTGGACAGCACTGGGCATGGAGGTTGCCGGAGAAGCAGAGGATGGCGAGGAAGCGCTGGAACTGGCTAGAGGTCTGGGTGTGGATATCATCTTGGTTGATATGAACATGCCCTTTCTGAACGGGATCGATCTGATTCGCCGCCTTCAGGTCGACTGTCCGAATTGCCGCTGTGTGATCGTGTCCGGACATGATGAATTTGCTTATGCCCAGGAGGCGGTTCGGCTAGGGGTAGAGGATTATATTTTGAAGCCTGTACAGGCAGAACAGCTGTATTCGGCGCTTGCACGTCTGCGTCAGCGGTTGGATGAAGAACGGAAGCGTACGGCGTATGTGAGACAGGCTGCGGATCAGATTGAACGCAATATCCCACTGCTGCGCCAACGCTTTTGTCTGGAGTGGCTGGAAGGACAGGCGGAGGAAAAGAAGCTGACCGAGCAGCTCTCGTTTTTGCGTCTGCCCTCTGCGCCGCCAGTGCAGATCGGAATCGTGCGTTGGCCTGCGGCAGAAGCAAGACAGACCATTATGCGGGAAAATGATCGTCAATTGTTCCTTTTTGCTGTGGAAAATATTATCAGTGAGCTGCTGACGGACCTGTCTCATGTACTGTTCAGGGAACCGAACGGGTTAATTGGCATATGTCTGTGGCAGGCGGCTTCGGCAGATATGGAGTCCACGATTGAACAGTCCGTCAGTTCCGCTCTGAACATTGCCGTTCACGTCCATATGGAGACGCACATGGGTACGTTGAAGGAAGCGCCGGATACCTATCGCGAGTGTCGTGAAGTTATATATGGACAAGCCCGTTTGTCCCCGCTGGTTCGCCGGGCACGCCAGCTTATTCAAGAGGACTATACGGATCGGAATCTGACGCTGGAGTCGCTCGCTTCCCGCCTGCAAGTATCTGCTGTGTATTTGAGCCGGGTGCTCAAGAAAGAGCTGAACGACTCCTTCGTGACACTTGTCACGCATGCCCGCATCCGTAAGGCTGTGCAGCTGCTGGACTCTACGTCATTGCCTGTCCACCGGATTGCAGAGCATGTAGGGTACGATACGCAGCATTATTTTAGTACCGCGTTCAAAAAAACGATGGGCATCTCGCCTGTACAGTATCGCAAAGGCGGTGGTACAAGAGAGGGAGTCTCATCGGAGTGTGAATAG
- the chvE gene encoding multiple monosaccharide ABC transporter substrate-binding protein — protein sequence MKKGALIIWLLVMTLMLSACNLAESETGSKEKGYVGISMPTKSSERWVGDGENMVRLFQEQGYKTDLQYAEDVVENQISQIENMITKGVDVMVIASVDGNTLTDVIKKAHDQGIQVISYDRLIRNTPYLTYYATFDNFKVGVLQASYIEQKLGLKEGKGPYNIELFGGSPDDNNAYFFFDGAMSVLKPYMDSGKLIVRSKQTTMAQIATLRWDGALAQSRMDNLLSAYYSADNLDAVLSPYDGISIGIISSLKGVGYGKANKPLPVITGQDAELASIKSIVAGEQTQTIFKDTRKLAEKTVEMANSILQGKTAEVNDEKSYNNGIKVIPAFLLDPISVDRTNVEKDIVGSQYYTKEEIGLK from the coding sequence ATGAAAAAAGGAGCACTGATCATCTGGCTGCTGGTGATGACCTTGATGCTCTCTGCCTGCAACCTGGCTGAGAGTGAAACTGGCAGCAAGGAAAAAGGGTATGTCGGCATCTCGATGCCAACGAAATCCTCCGAACGCTGGGTTGGCGACGGGGAGAACATGGTTCGTCTTTTTCAGGAGCAGGGGTATAAAACCGATTTGCAGTACGCAGAAGACGTGGTGGAGAATCAAATCTCACAGATTGAGAACATGATCACCAAGGGTGTGGACGTGATGGTGATTGCGTCTGTTGACGGCAATACGCTGACGGATGTCATCAAGAAGGCGCATGACCAGGGCATACAGGTCATTTCGTATGACCGCCTGATACGCAACACTCCCTATTTGACGTATTACGCGACCTTTGACAATTTCAAGGTCGGCGTGCTCCAGGCGTCCTACATTGAACAGAAGCTGGGGCTCAAAGAGGGCAAAGGTCCTTATAACATTGAGCTGTTTGGCGGTTCTCCAGATGACAACAACGCCTACTTCTTTTTCGACGGCGCGATGTCGGTCCTGAAGCCATACATGGATTCCGGCAAGCTGATTGTACGAAGCAAGCAGACCACGATGGCCCAGATTGCGACGCTGCGCTGGGATGGCGCCTTGGCCCAATCGCGAATGGATAATTTGCTCAGTGCCTATTATTCGGCAGATAACCTGGATGCGGTGTTATCCCCGTATGACGGGATCAGTATCGGGATCATTTCATCGTTAAAAGGGGTTGGCTACGGGAAAGCGAACAAGCCTCTGCCGGTGATTACCGGTCAGGATGCCGAACTGGCTTCGATCAAGTCCATTGTGGCCGGGGAACAGACTCAGACCATATTCAAGGACACCCGCAAGCTGGCGGAGAAGACGGTAGAGATGGCCAACAGCATATTACAAGGAAAAACGGCAGAAGTGAATGATGAAAAGTCATATAACAACGGGATAAAGGTGATTCCTGCCTTTTTGCTTGACCCCATTTCTGTGGATCGCACCAACGTGGAGAAGGATATTGTGGGCAGTCAATATTACACGAAAGAAGAAATCGGACTGAAATAA